From a single bacterium genomic region:
- a CDS encoding metal-dependent hydrolase — translation MAAAHPIIVRRPVLELDEKIPRYWFDGDPFATHYLNALSSVFPDGEAFFVRSVQQYRDRIEDPELREAIKGFSAQEGQHSRQHDRHLRMLEQQGYSAIEPTNDLMRKVLEWSVRRFPRMSLASTAALEHLTAILARRLLSDRERWLEPMDPRMAQLWEWHALEEAEHKAVAFDVLMQVAPGPGLRRWSLTLNSTGIFFEMLFRTGYMLWKDGVFFRRSTWASGWRFLFGERGFLRGLGPDFRSWYRRDFHPDQQDDGPLIEAGRARLAVPLVS, via the coding sequence ATGGCAGCCGCACACCCGATCATCGTTCGTCGCCCGGTGCTCGAACTCGACGAGAAGATCCCCCGCTACTGGTTCGACGGGGATCCCTTCGCCACCCACTACCTGAACGCGCTTTCATCGGTGTTCCCGGATGGTGAGGCTTTCTTCGTGCGGTCGGTTCAGCAGTATCGGGATCGCATCGAGGATCCAGAGCTGCGCGAGGCCATCAAGGGATTCTCTGCCCAGGAGGGGCAACACAGCCGCCAGCACGATCGCCATCTGAGAATGCTGGAGCAGCAGGGTTACTCGGCCATCGAGCCGACGAACGATCTCATGCGCAAGGTTCTCGAATGGAGTGTGCGCCGGTTCCCCCGAATGTCCCTCGCATCGACGGCCGCCCTCGAACATCTGACGGCGATTCTCGCGCGTCGGCTGCTCTCGGATCGGGAGCGCTGGCTCGAGCCGATGGATCCGCGCATGGCACAGCTCTGGGAGTGGCACGCGCTGGAGGAAGCCGAGCACAAAGCTGTCGCTTTCGATGTTCTCATGCAGGTGGCGCCGGGCCCCGGCCTGCGCCGCTGGTCGCTGACGTTGAACAGCACCGGCATCTTCTTCGAGATGTTGTTCCGTACCGGCTACATGCTCTGGAAAGATGGTGTGTTCTTCCGCCGAAGCACCTGGGCGAGTGGCTGGCGCTTTCTCTTCGGTGAGCGCGGTTTCCTTCGCGGCCTCGGCCCGGATTTCCGGTCCTGGTATCGGCGCGATTTCCATCCTGATCAGCAAGATGATGGACCGTTGATCGAAGCGGGACGAGCCCGGCTGGCGGTGCCGCTCGTGAGCTAG